A stretch of the Alnus glutinosa chromosome 6, dhAlnGlut1.1, whole genome shotgun sequence genome encodes the following:
- the LOC133870042 gene encoding galactan beta-1,4-galactosyltransferase GALS1, whose protein sequence is MRKDGPPPSVAKMLSCFETKTLVVTFLALGLVMLMWNLPPYYQNLLSTGRSSCSAASSAAALSITNASFSNYSSSQVAEKKYSAPKTIPIPDPNYRVFRPVGNAAALFVLMGAYRGGPRTFAVVGLASKPIHVYGRPWYKCEWISNNGSSIRAIAYKMLPDWGYGRVYTVVVVNCTFPINPNQDNIGGKLTINAYYGQSPRKYEKFTALEEAPGSYNESKYHPPYQYEYLYCGSSLYGNLSGARIREWMAYHAWFFGPKSHFVFHDAGGVSAEVRAALEPWVRAGRATVQDIKGQAEFDGYYYNQFLVVNDCLHRYRQSANWTFYFDVDEYIYLPDGNTLESVLNEFSDYTQFTIEQNPMSSVLCLNDSTHDYSRQWGFEKLLFRDSRTGIRRDRKYAIQAKNAYATGVHMSENVVGKTLHKTETKIRYYHYHNSISVLGEPCREFLPVSAKNNVTWYDKLPFVYDDNMKLLANTIKEFELKTIGNVQL, encoded by the exons ATGAGGAAGGACGGTCCACCGCCTTCCGTCGCCAAAATGCTGAGCTGCTTCGAGACCAAGACTTTAGTCGTCACGTTCCTTGCTCTGGGGCTTGTCATGCTCATGTGGAATCTCCCTCCCTACTACCAAAACCTCCTCTCCACCGGTCGCTCCTCCTGCTCCGCCGCCTCCTCCGCCGCCGCTCTTTCTATTACCAATGCATCCTTTTCTAACTACTCCTCCAGCCAAGTTGCTGAAAAGAAGTACTCGGCCCCCAAAACTATTCCCATTCCTGACCCCAATTATCGAGTTTTCCGGCCCGTCGGCAACGCCGCCGCTCTGTTCGTCCTCATGGGCGCCTACCGCGGCGGGCCCCGTACCTTCGCTGTCGTGGGTCTTGCCTCCAAGCCCATTCACGTCTACGGTCGGCCCTGGTACAAATGCGAGTGGATCTCCAACAATGGGTCATCCATTCGGGCCATAGCCTATAAGATGCTTCCCGATTGGGGCTATGGACGCGTCTACACCGTCGTCGTTGTCAACTGCACCTTCCCCATCAACCCCAATCAGGATAACATAGGTGGGAAGCTTACTATCAATGCGTACTATGGTCAGTCCCCAAGGAAGTACGAGAAATTCACAGCCTTGGAGGAAGCACCGGGCTCTTACAACGAGTCCAAGTACCACCCGCCTTACCAGTACGAGTATCTGTACTGTGGGTCATCTTTGTACGGGAATCTGAGCGGCGCTAGGATCAGGGAATGGATGGCTTACCACGCCTGGTTCTTCGGACCCAAGTCGCACTTCGTCTTTCACGACGCGGGTGGGGTGTCGGCCGAGGTGAGGGCGGCGCTGGAGCCGTGGGTGAGAGCTGGGAGGGCCACTGTGCAGGACATAAAGGGTCAGGCGGAGTTCGATGGGTATTACTATAACCAGTTCTTGGTAGTGAATGACTGTCTGCATCGCTACCGACAGTCTGCCAATTGGACCTTTTACTTCGATGTGGATGAGTATATCTATCTTCCCGACGGAAATACGCTGGAATCTGTGCTCAATGAGTTCTCCGATTATACTCAGTTCACTATTGAGCAGAATCCCATGTCCAGTGTACTCTGCTTGAACGATTCTACCCATGATTATTCTAG GCAATGGGGATTCGAGAAGCTACTCTTCAGGGACTCAAGAaccggaatccggcgggatcgGAAGTACGCCATTCAGGCTAAGAACGCCTATGCGACCGGCGTGCACATGTCGGAGAATGTCGTTGGGAAGACATTACACAAGACAGAAACGAAGATCCGATATTATCACTACCACAACTCCATATCGGTGCTAGGCGAACCGTGCAGGGAATTCCTCCCAGTTTCGGCCAAGAACAACGTGACCTGGTACGACAAGCTCCCCTTCGTCTATGATGACAACATGAAGCTGCTGGCCAACACCATCAAGGAATTCGAGCTCAAAACCATCGGAAATGTACAGCTCTAA
- the LOC133870802 gene encoding protein VACUOLELESS GAMETOPHYTES: MKQTRSFNLQRSASKDFPTAPQTTSFVGPKKYSPPLIQFPTSPQLILGEEMIHFSHPQHPLSQLNLPDHFNCMGCKEFGAGLRFSCQQCDFQLHQFCALAPPAFKGHPFHSQHQLVFYSKPVKGGGSKSKCDVCGNTTKGYAFRCSACGFQMHPCCAMLSTEVNFPCHPHTLRLLPASNTTSNGDPGVFVCGECKIRRRSGRVYHCCVCEYRLHAVCAKDMVNGLYANGIKGLEKPSTQGGSRWHFASEVVVKILGGLLEGLAEGFGEGLVQNVGKGKGTTSRRIQ, encoded by the exons aTGAAGCAGACAAGATCATTTAACCTACAGAGGTCTGCTTCAAAGGATTTCCCCACCGCTCCTCAAACCACATCATTTGTTGGCCCAAAAAAGTACTCTCCTCCTCTCATCCAGTTTCCCACGTCCCCTCAACTTATCTTGGGGGAAGAGATGATTCATTTCAGTCACCCACAACATCCTCTGTCGCAACTAAACCTGCCCGACCACTTTAACTGCATGGGCTGCAAGGAATTTGGTGCAGGCTTGAGGTTCAGCTGCCAACAATGCGATTTTCAGCTACATCAGTTTTGTGCCCTCGCTCCTCCTGCTTTTAAGGGCCACCCTTTCCACTCCCAACACCAACTCGTTTTCTATTCTAAACCAG taaaaggTGGAGGTTCAAAATCCAAGTGTGATGTTTGTGGCAATACCACCAAAGGGTATGCTTTCCGATGCAGTGCATGTGGTTTCCAGATGCACCCTTGCTGCGCTATGCTATCCACAGAAGTTAACTTCCCGTGCCACCCACATACCCTTCGACTTTTACCTGCTTCAAATACGACATCAAACGGCGACCCTGGTGTTTTTGTGTGTGGTGAGTGCAAGATAAGGAGGAGGTCAGGGCGAGTATACCATTGCTGTGTTTGTGAATACCGTCTCCATGCGGTTTGTGCCAAGGATATGGTTAATGGGCTCTATGCCAATGGCATCAAGGGCCTCGAAAAGCCAAGCACGCAAGGGGGTTCACGTTGGCATTTTGCATCTGAAGTTGTCGTCAAAATCCTTGGAGGACTACTTGAGGGTCTTGCAGAAGGTTTTGGGGAAGGCTTGGTTCAAAATGTTGGCAAAGGAAAGGGCACCACATCTAGAAGAATCCAGTAA